One window of the Podospora pseudopauciseta strain CBS 411.78 chromosome 4, whole genome shotgun sequence genome contains the following:
- a CDS encoding hypothetical protein (COG:S; EggNog:ENOG503NYN9), translating into MNHVQGFNIEDLAPGTPAFELSRALPQNAANPVSGNVTRPAMECADHDEMRDHGEWRPYLLQRRMFHAFIATYLLLGIGLETIFVISERHQGLKIASANGTFLYIWTYGPTPLLILITGVWSYIDFLAKFLSPWIRLRGTKAGLDVQESLTLDYLPSLWIRAPFQAMRNRDRLVAGTTVVSLFLKIMTIFSSSMIRVKSMEVATAVELRTSFLDDPSRLANPKVLSLFNTIGIRKYRMNYPRGIVQDFVYQLVEPDPDSVLRCMRKSKA; encoded by the coding sequence ATGAATCACGTCCAAGGCTTCAACATCGAGGACCTGGCTCCAGGAACACCGGCTTTCGAACTTTCTCGTGCACTGCCACAAAACGCTGCAAACCCAGTATCAGGCAACGTGACCCGACCCGCAATGGAATGTGCCGATCACGATGAGATGCGTGATCACGGGGAATGGCGCCCATACCTGCTTCAGAGACGAATGTTTCACGCCTTCATTGCTACATATTTGCTATTGGGTATCGGATTGGAAACAATTTTTGTCATCTCTGAGAGGCATCAAGGCCTGAAAATAGCGTCTGCTAATGGTACATTTCTCTACATATGGACCTATGGTCCCACACCCCTCCTGATACTTATCACTGGTGTCTGGTCTTATATCGACTTCCTCGCAAAATTTTTGTCTCCTTGGATCAGACTTCGCGGCACGAAAGCTGGGCTGGATGTCCAGGAGAGTCTTACATTAGACTATCTTCCCTCGCTCTGGATCCGCGCACCCTTTCAAGCGATGCGGAATCGGGATCGCCTTGTTGCCGGAACCACCGTTGTATCGTTGTTCCTCAAGATCATGACCATCTTTTCGTCTTCGATGATCAGAGTCAAGAGCATGGAAGTCGCCACCGCTGTCGAGCTACGCACTTCCTTTCTCGATGACCCCTCACGTCTGGCAAACCCAAAGGTTCTGTCACTCTTCAACACTATCGGCATACGCAAATACAGGATGAACTATCCTCGTGGGATCGTGCAAGACTTTGTATATCAATTAGTTGAGCCCGATCCCGACTCAGTCTTGCGATGCATGCGCAAATCGAAGGCATGA
- a CDS encoding hypothetical protein (COG:S; EggNog:ENOG503NZZG) — METLESLGLAANILQFCQAVGSFINQAHEIYRSGPAALGKVNDLRGISKDLHKMLSEMPENPGKRESIMIAFRARWNRSKLEDLEKQIESFRQQLVLDDLVTIRCVPTLSLSARSLWE; from the coding sequence ATGGAGACCCTCGAGAGCCTCGGCCTCGCAGCCAATATCCTTCAGTTCTGCCAAGCGGTAGGATCATTCATTAACCAGGCCCATGAGATTTACCGTTCAGGCCCGGCCGCACTGGGCAAGGTCAACGATCTTCGCGGTATCTCCAAGGATCTCCATAAGATGCTGTCGGAAATGCCAGAGAATCCGGGGAAAAGAGAGTCCATCATGATCGCATTTAGGGCGCGGTGGAATCGCTCCAAACTTGAGGACTTGGAGAAACAAATCGAAAGTTTTCGTCAGCAGCTTGTTCTTGATGATCTTGTAACCATCAGGTGTGTACCTACTTTGTCTCTCAGTGCCAGGTCCCTTTGGGAATGA
- a CDS encoding hypothetical protein (COG:I; EggNog:ENOG503P2JM): MTDFGPIHVVEPRVPHTHTIILLHGRGSTGEEFVEELFQSKLSTGKTLQEHLGSWRWVFPSSAELWSTAFEEDIPAWFEAHSLTDPTARQDLQMAGIRDSVRYLTRLLGQEVDRLGGGSGKVVLGGISQGGAIGLWSLLCAGADGAAGRLGAFVGASTWLPFADELERHLGREAQAQQDTTRAADTGEVDSDAFVEEMAGATRGTLREPNASQHSLLSVPVFLGHGTDDAYVDVSLGRRAAVVLGKIGLRVEWREYSGAEQEGHWLKEPEELDDIIRFLESISAV; the protein is encoded by the coding sequence ATGACCGACTTTGGACCCATCCATGTCGTAGAGCCTCGCGTTCCGCACACCCACACCATCATTCTCCTTCACGGCCGTGGTAGTACCGGCGAAGAATTCGTCGAGGAGCTCTTTCAGTCCAAGCTCTCTACCGGCAAGACACTGCAAGAACACCTCGGATCCTGGCGCTGGGTCTTCCCGTCGTCGGCTGAGTTGTGGAGCACGGCGTTTGAGGAAGACATACCGGCGTGGTTTGAGGCGCACTCCTTGACGGACCCCACGGCGAGACAAGACTTGCAGATGGCTGGGATCAGAGACTCGGTGCGTTACCTGACCCGACTGCTTGGTCAAGAGGTTGACAGGCTGGGCGGTGGCTCTGGCAAGGTGGTGCTGGGCGGAATCAGCCAGGGAGGTGCTATCGGGCTGTGGTCTTTGCTCTGTGCGGGTGCCGACGGCGCAGCCGGACGTCTGGGGGCATTTGTCGGGGCGAGCACTTGGCTCCCGTTCGCTGACGAGCTTGAGCGGCACCTTGGCCGGGAGGCTCAGGCGCAGCAAGACACCACCCGGGCTGCTGACACCGGAGAGGTTGACTCTGATGCttttgtggaggagatggctggCGCGACACGGGGGACGCTACGGGAGCCGAATGCTTCCCAGCATAGTTTGTTGTCAGTTCCAGTGTTCCTGGGCCATGGGACGGACGATGCTTATGTGGATGTTAGTTTGGGGCGGCGGGCAGCTGTTGTTCTGGGCAAAATTGGCCTAAGGGTTGAATGGCGCGAGTATTCAGGGGCAGAGCAGGAAGGACACTGGCTTAAGGAACCAGAGGAGCTGGACGATATTATACGGTTTCTGGAGTCCATATCAGCCGTCTAG
- the PCL1 gene encoding PHO85 cyclin-1 (COG:D; EggNog:ENOG503NYEI), which produces MESIPSTYLGTAELNAAALETFIYKRVDKEMIRYLASAASGVITCDPTMMVPPVQETRTRYPSPPRTPPPRAVRSEDSTLPTLEEFITQLVITSNVQVPTLMSTLVYLNRLRSRLQPMAKGLRCTTHRIFLAALILAAKYLNDSSPKNKHWASYSYITTQVYNFGFSRTEVNLMEKQLLFLLDWDLRITEEDLYRELDHFLAPIKYDIEARHAREVRHAAKREMERQRRMEIEEEEEEWIRVARETSIAVSAEQVYAATPSSSRGSSRSRGYSREPSPPGLYSSGSSYAGSVSSSRATTPEGDDDEEEHDLGVPRGGEPYIYSGQQDGLYGSEVEVLPCVPEKDAMYTVHSHQQYTRKVAAKKLLPYEVPSSGHHVVGEGRVKKGGMKQMFGRMFNGVSVR; this is translated from the coding sequence ATGGAGTCGATACCATCAACCTACCTCGGCACTGCTGAGCTCAACGCTGCCGCCCTCGAGACCTTTATCTACAAGAGAGTCGACAAGGAAATGATCAGGTACCTCGCCAGCGCCGCTTCCGGCGTTATCACGTGCGACCCAACCATGATGGTACCACCCGTTCAAGAAACCAGAACCAGatatccctccccacccaggacaccaccgccaagAGCGGTCCGCAGCGAAGACAGCACCTTGCCCACCCTGGAGGAGTTCATCACCCAGCTCGTCATCACCTCCAACGTCCAGGTGCCGACCCTCATGTCCACCCTCGTCTACCTCAACCGGCTCCGGTCCCGGCTCCAACCCATGGCCAAGGGACTCCGCTGCACCACTCACCGCATCTTCCTTGCTGCTCTCATCCTCGCGGCCAAGTACCTCAACGACAGCTCCCCCAAGAACAAGCACTGGGCTAGCTACAGctacatcaccacccaggTGTACAACTTTGGCTTTTCGAGAACCGAGGTCAACCTGATGGAGAAGCAGCTCTTGTTTTTGCTCGATTGGGATTTGAGGATCACCGAGGAGGATTTGTACAGGGAATTAGACCACTTCCTTGCGCCGATCAAGTATGACATTGAGGCCCGCCACGCGAGGGAGGTGCGCCACGCTgcgaagagggagatggagaggcagaggaggatggagattgaggaagaggaagaggagtggATCCGGGTTGCGAGGGAGACGTCGATTGCCGTTTCTGCCGAGCAGGTTTATGCTGCTACTCCTTCTTCGAGCAGGGGGAGttcgaggtcgagggggtATTCGAGGGAGCCGTCGCCTCCGGGGTTGTACTCGTCAGGCTCGTCGTATGCCGGTAGTGTGAGCTCTTCGAGGGCGACTACGCccgagggtgatgatgatgaggaggagcatgATTTGGGTGTGccgaggggaggggagccGTATATTTACTCGGGACAGCAGGATGGGTTGTATGGTTccgaggtggaggttttGCCTTGCGTGCCGGAGAAGGATGCGATGTATACTGTCCACTCACACCAGCAGTATACACGCAAGGTCGCTGCCAAGAAGCTGTTGCCGTATGAGGTTCCGAGCTCGGGTCATCatgtggttggggaggggagggtgaagaagggggggatgaaGCAGATGTTTGGGAGGATGTTTAATGGGGTTAGTGTGCGATGA
- the CDC28 gene encoding Cyclin-dependent kinase catalytic subunit (COG:T; EggNog:ENOG503NUNS): MDNYQKLEKIGEGTYGVVYKARDLNNGGRIVALKKIRLEAEDEGVPSTAIREISLLKEMRDPNIVRLFNIVHADGHKLYLVFEFLDLDLKKYMESLPTSDGGKGKALPEGTSAELHRLGLGDSIIKKFMSQLCEGVRYCHSHRILHRDLKPQNLLIDRDGNLKLADFGLARAFGVPLRTYTHEVVTLWYRAPEILLGGRQYSTGVDMWSVGCIFAEMCTRKPLFPGDSEIDEIFKIFRLLGTPTEDVWPGVTSYPDFKASFPKWVRDYSKPLCDNLDDTGLDLLEMMLVYDPAGRISAKQACNHPYFEDFPRQSAGYR; this comes from the exons ATGGACAACTACCAGAAACTGGAAAAGATTGGCGAGG GAACATACGGTGTCGTCTACAAGGCTCGTGACCTGAACAACGGCGGGCGCATAGTGGCCCTGAAGAAGATCCGTCTCGAAGCCGAAGATGAGGGTGTCCCGTCGACCGCCATCCGCGAGATCTCGCTGCTCAAGGAGATGCGCGACCCCAACATTGTGCGCCTGTTCAACATTGTGCACGCCGACGGCCACAAGCTCTACCTCGTTTTTGAATTCCTCGATCTCGACTTGAAGAAGTACATGGAGTCGCTGCCCACTAGTGATGGAGGCAAGGGGAAGGCTCTGCCTGAGGGCACAAGTGCTGAGCTCCACCGTTTGGGATTGGGCGATTCGATCATCAAGAAGTTCATGAGCCAGTTGTGCGAGGGTGTTCGTTACTGCCACAGTCACCGCATCTTGCACCGCGATCTCAAGCCGCAGAACTTGTTGATTGACCGCGACGGTAACCTGAAGCTTGCTGATTTCGGTCTGGCCCGCGCCTTTGGTGTTCCTCTGCGTACCTACACCCACGAGGTTGTCACTCTTTGGTACCGCGCTCCAGAAATTCTGCTTGGTGGCCGCCAGTATTCCACTGGTGTCGACATGTGGTCGGTAGGCTGCATCTTTGCCGAGATGTGCACGCGCAAGCCTTTGTTCCCTGGTGATTCGGAGATTGACGAGATCTTCAAGATCTTCCG CTTGCTCGGTACCCCCACCGAAGATGTTTGGCCCGGCGTGACCTCGTATCCCGACTTTAAGGCCTCTTTCCCCAAATGGGTTCGCGATTACAGCAAGCCCCTGTGCGACAACCTCGACGACACAGGTCTTGACCTTTTGGAAATGATGCTGGTGTACGATCCCGCTGGTCGTATCTCTGCCAAGCAAGCCTGCAACCACCCCTATTTCGAGGACTTTCCCCGCCAGAGTGCTGGATACCGCTAG
- a CDS encoding hypothetical protein (COG:A; EggNog:ENOG503P02U), whose amino-acid sequence MTVDIKELDAHEQPSDQLRAKWKAFSRTEQKDVLEGNDIDDLLSPEKAAEFVIASTISAETLNQSFKHVCPPGSPEITVDKDVPVYYHPLLPGLLILPSLVPPEVQKILLRKMVHRDLSHPTHQTNLHLHYELPYPDQGSEGPEHKHASFFTLPQDSPTTFTPKDPSVHKPLTIKQVLQRRLSWVTLGGQYDWTNRIYPGELPPQFPPDIAGFLETLFPETLAQAAIVNFYTPGDTMMMHRDVSEETDKGLISLSFGCDSLFMIAPNDVGKMSDEEKKAAGFGDGQKEYLLLRLRSGDAIYMTKDSRFAWHGVPKVLKGTCPDYLEDWPAEDGKYEEWRGWMKNKRINLNVRQMRD is encoded by the exons ATGACGGTGGACATCAAAGAGCTCGATGCTCATGAGCAGCCTTCAGATCAGCTAAGGGCAAAATGGAAGGCCTTTTCCAGAACAGAACAAAAGGATGTTCTAGAGGGAAATGATATCGACGATCTTCTATCGCCAGAAAAGGCTGCCGAGTTTGTCATTGCAAGCACCATCTCTGCAGAGACCTTGAATCAGTCCTTCAAGCACGTCTGCCCACCTGGCAGTCCCGAGATCACAGTGGATAAGGATGTGCCAGTATATTATCACCCCCTCTTGCCAG GTCTTCTCATTCTGCCCTCTCTCGTCCCCCCAGAAGTCCAAAAGATCCTCCTGCGGAAAATGGTACATCGAGACCTCAGCCACCCTACCCATCAGAccaacctccatctccattaTGAGCTTCCATACCCCGATCAAGGGTCAGAAGGCCCCGAGCACAAACATGCCTCGTTCTTTACTCTGCCCCAAGACTCTCCCACTACCTTTACGCCAAAAGATCCCTCAGTACACAAGCCCCTGACCATCAAACAAGTCCTCCAGCGAAGACTGTCTTGGGTGACCCTCGGCGGTCAGTATGATTGGACCAACAGAATTTACCCCGGCGAGCTGCCTCCTCAGTTCCCACCTGATATTGCCGGATTTCTGGAGACACTGTTCCCGGAGACTCTTGCCCAGGCAGCCATTGTCAACTTTTACACACCAGGAGACACAATGATGATGCACAGGGATGTATCAGAGGAGACTGACAAAGGGTTGATCTCTCTCAGCTTTGGGTGTGACTCCCTCTTCATGATCGCGCCCAACGATGTCGGGAAGATGAGCGACGAGGAGAAAAAGGCCGCAGGCTTTGGAGATGGACAAAAAGAGTATCTGCTGCTGAGACTGAGATCGGGAGATGCCATCTACATGACCAAGGACTCGAGGTTTGCGTGGCATGGTGTACCCAAGGTTCTGAAGGGGACATGCCCGGACTATTTGGAGGACTGGCCGGCAGAAGATGGAAAGTACGAAgagtggagggggtggatgaagAACAAGCGGATTAACCTCAATGTGAGGCAGATGCGGGATTAA